Genomic DNA from Acuticoccus sp. MNP-M23:
CTGAAAAGGGCGTCAAGGCGCTCAAGGTCAACGACGACGAAGTCCTCGGCCGCTATCTCGGTGACGACATCGTCAACTTCGAGACCGGCGAGATCTACGCCGAAGCTGGCGAAGAGATCGACGACAAGCTTCTGGCGCGTCTGCTGGACACGGGCCTGATCGAGCTGACCGTGCTCGACATCGACCATGTGACCAAGGGCGCCTACATCCGCAACACGCTGTCGGCGGACAAGAACGATTCGCGCGAATCCGCCCTGTTCGACATCTATCGCGTCATGCGCCCCGGCGAGCCGCCCACCATCGAGACCGCGGAGGCCATGTTCGCCTCGCTGTTCTTCGATCCGGAGCGTTACGACCTGTCCGCCGTCGGCCGCGTGAAGATGAACATGCGCCTCGACCTCGATGCCCCCGATACGCAGCGCACGCTGCGTAAGGAGGACATCATGGCCGTGATCCAGACGCTGATTAACCTGCGCGACGGCAAGGGCGAGATCGACGACATCGACAACCTCGGCAACCGCCGCGTGCGTTCTGTCGGTGAGCTGATGGAGAACCAGTACCGCCTGGGTCTCCTGCGCATGGAACGCGCCATCAAGGAGCGCATGTCGTCCGTCGAGATCGAAACGGTGATGCCGCAGGATCTCATCAACGCAAAGCCTGCCGCCGCCGCCGTGCGCGAATTCTTCGGCTCCTCGCAGCTGTCGCAGTTCATGGACCAGACGAACCCGCTGTCGGAAGTCACCCACAAGCGTCGCCTTTCGGCGCTTGGCCCGGGTGGTCTGACGCGCGAGCGTGCCGGCTTTGAAGTGCGCGACGTGCACACCACGCACTATGGCCGCATCTGTCCGATCGAGACGCCGGAAGGCCCGAACATCGGCCTGATCAACTCGCTTGCCACGTTTGCACGGGTGAACAAGTACGGCTTCATCGAAGCGCCTTACCGCAAGGTGATCGACGGGCAGGTGACCGATGACGTGGTCTACCTCTCCGCCATGGAAGAGCAGAAATTCACCGTCGCACAGGCCAACGCGCCGCTTCTGGAAAGCAATCGCTTTGCCGAAGAGCTGACCGTTGCCCGTCATTCCGGCGACGTGTCGATGATGCCGATCGAGCGCATCGACTACATGGACGTGAGCCCCAAGCAGCTGGTGTCCGTTGCGGCGGCGCTCATTCCGTTCCTGGAGAACGATGACGCCAACCGCGCGCTCATGGGCTCCAACATGCAGCGGCAGGCCGTGCCTCTGGTGCGTGCCGAAGCCCCGTTCGTCGGCACCGGCATGGAAGCCACCGTTGCGCGCGATTCCGGCGCTGCCATCGGCGCAAAGCGTGCCGGTATCGTCGACCAGGTGGACGCCACCCGTATCGTCATCCGCGCCACGGAAGAGATCGACCCCACCAAGTCGGGCGTCGACATCTACCAGCTGATGAAGTTCCAGCGCTCCAACCAGAACACCACCGTCAACCAGCGCCCGCTGGTCTCGGTCGGTGACACGGTCAAGAAGGGCGAGATCATCGCCGACGGTCCGTCGACCGAACTTGGCGACCTGGCGCTCGGCCGCAACGTGCTCGTCGCGTTCATGCCGTGGAACGGCTACAACTTCGAAGACTCGATCCTGCTTTCCGAGCGCATCGTGTCGGACGACGTCTTCACCTCGATCCACATCGAGGAATTCGAAGTCGCCGCCCGCGACACCAAGCTCGGGCCGGAGGAAATCACCCGCGATATTCCGAACGTGTCGGAAGAAGCGCTGCGCAACCTCGACGAGGCAGGCATTGCCTACATCGGCGCGGAAGTGCAGGCGGGCGACATTCTGGTCGGCAAGATCACGCCGAAGGGTGAAAGCCCGATGACGCCGGAGGAAAAGCTCCTGCGCGCCATCTTCGGCGAAAAGGCGTCCGACGTGCGCGACACCTCCTTGCGCGTGCCCCCCGGCGTGACCGGCACCATCGTGGAAGTCCGTGTCTTCAACCGCCACGGCATCGAGAAGGACGAGCGCGCCCAGGCGATCGAGCGCGAGGAAATCGAGCGTCTCGCCAAGGACCGCGACGACGAGCAGGCGATCCTCGACCGCAACACGTTCGCGCGCCTTCGCGAGCTTCTTGACGGCCAGCCGGCAGTTTCCGGCCCCAAGGGCTTCAAGAAGGACTCGACCATCACGGCCGAAGTGCTGGACGACACGCCGCGCTCCCAGTGGTGGCTGTTCGCCGCTGCCGACGAGCAGCTGATGAGCGACATCGAGGCGATGCGCGAGCAGTACGACCAGTCCCGCAAGCGCTTTGAAGAGCGCTTCATGGACAAGGTCGAGAAGCTCCAGCGCGGCGATGAGCTGCCGCCCGGCGTGATGAAGATGGTCAAGGTCTTCGTCGCGGTGAAGCGCAAGATCCAGCCCGGCGACAAGATGGCCGGCCGCCACGGCAACAAGGGCGTCGTGTCCAAGATCGTCCCGGTCGAGGACATGCCGTTCCTGGAAGACGGCACCCACGTCGATATCGTCTTGAACCCGCTGGGCGTGCCGTCGCGCATGAACGTCGGGCAGATCCTGGAGACCCACCTTGGCTGGGCCTGTGCGGGTCTGGGCAAGAAGATCGGCGAGCTGGCCCGCCTTGCCCGCGAGTCGGGCGAGACGGCAGAGCTGCGTGCCACCATGCTCGACATTTACGACGGCGGCACAACCGAGCCGATCGCCGAATACGACGACGATTCGGTGATGCGTCTTGGCGAACAGCTGCACCGCGGTGTGCCGATCGCAACGCCGGTCTTCGACGGTGCGCGTGAGCCTGACATCGTGGAGCTGCTCAAGAAGGCAGGCCTCGACGCCAGCGGTCAGTCCACCCTGTTCGACGGGCGTTCCGGCGAGCAGTTCGACCGTCCGGTCACGGTCGGCTACATCTACATGCTGAAGCTGCACCACCTTGTGGACGACAAGATCCACGCGCGCTCCATCGGCCCGTACTCGCTGGTCACCCAGCAGCCGCTGGGCGGCAAGGCGCAGTTCGGCGGTCAGCGCTTCGGAGAGATGGAGGTGTGGGCCCTCGAAGCCTACGGTGCCGCTTACACCTTGCAGGAAATGCTGACGGTGAAGTCGGACGACGTTGCCGGCCGCACCAAGGTCTACGAGTCCATCGTGCGCGGCGACGATACCTTCGAGGCCGGCATTCCGGAGAGCTTCAACGTTCTGGTGAAGGAAATCCGGTCGCTGGGCCTCAATGTCGAACTGACCGATGTCGAAAAGGACATCGTGATCAACAACGACATCGACGCGCGCAAGCTCGCAGCCGAATAGGCAGGGGGCTGCGGCGGCAATGCTGGTTTCCTATCGTCACGAATTCATTTTCGTGAAGACGCGGAAGACGGCAGGTTCCGCCGTGGAGCTCGCCTTCGAGCCGTTCGTGAGGTCGCCGGACGCTGCGGTGTCCGGCACCCGCGACAGCTTTGCCACCGCGCAATGCGTAACGCGCGACGGCATCATCGGCGCTCGCAGCCAGGCCTTCAAAGAGAAAGCGACCTATTTTGACCACATGCAGGCGCGCGATATCCGCCGGATGGTCGGCGCCGACGTGTGGTCGCGCTTTTTCAAGTTCTGCACCATCCGCAACCCGTGGGACAAAACTGTATCCGCGTTCTATTTCGCCCGGCCTGCGGTTCGGGAGAAGACTGTCAGTAAACAGATTGAGATATTTCGAGCTTGGCTCGGACGAGATGACGTCAGAAAATTACGCGACCGTGATATATACTACATCAAAGATCGACCGGCGATGGATGATTACATCCGATTTCATCGGCTCTCTGAAGATGTTGAGCGCATTGCCGACAAACTCCGCTTGCCCGTCGAAAATCTACCCGAAATTCATCGTCAATCCCGCAACCGGGCAATCGCATACGCGGACTTTTACGACGATTCCGCGCGCGAGCGTGTCGCGGACATGTACAGGTGCGAAATCGCCGATTTCGGTTGGCGTTTCGAGGGCGACGAGGACATCGCGTTTCCGAAGCCTTCTCGCCTCCCGGTGCAATCCGAGCTCGTCGGCCGCCTTGGCGCATGGCTCGGGCGCTGAGAGGGCTTCCGGTATTGCGCTTTGGCGGCGAACGGCATAGATGAACAGCTTGGCGAAACTCATGACGAGGATCGGGTCGGCTTGTTCCGTGGCCTTGCGCTGCGAAGGACGTCCGCGTGCGGGATTTTTCGATCCCACGCTCGGGCGATTTTTTCGTTGTGCGATCCCGTCTCCGCGGTTTGCGATCCCCGCGGGGGTCGCTTCGGGGCGACGCCCCCGGCCTGCCGCAAGGTGCGGCTCTGACGTGAATAATTCTGCGCACACTGGCCGGCCAGTAGGGCGCACGACAAACCATCCAGGCAGCACGTCTGTCCTGAATCTGATTTTGATACCAGACGCGCGTCGTGGCGGATGCGCAGAATGGTTGACGCCCCGCGGGGGAGAAGGAGAGCGGTCATGAAGCAGGAAGTGATGAACCTGTTCAACAATCAGGCGCCTACCCAGACGTTCGATCGGATCCGGATCTCCATCGCGAGCCCCGAGAAGATCCGGTCCTGGTCGTTCGGTGAGATCAAGAAGCCTGAGACCATCAACTACCGCACGTTCAAGCCCGAGCGGGACGGCCTGTTCTGCGCGCGCATCTTCGGTCCGATCAAGGACTATGAGTGCCTGTGCGGCAAGTACAAGCGGATGAAGTTCAAGGGCGTCATCTGCGAAAAGTGCGGCGTGGAAGTCACCCTGTCGCGCGTCCGGCGCGAGCGGATGGGCCACATCGAGCTTGCCGCTCCGGTCGCGCACATCTGGTTCCTGAAGTCGCTGCCGTCCCGCATCGGCCTTCTGCTCGACATGACGCTGAAGGACCTCGAGCGCGTCCTCTACTTCGAGTCCTACATTGTGACTGACCCCGGCATGGTGACGGACATCAAGGCGCGCCAGCTCCTGTCCGAGGACGAGTTCCTCGACCTGCAGGACACCCACGGCGAGAGCTTCACCGCGCTGATCGGCGCCGAGGCGATCCGCGAACTCCTCCTTCAGCTCGATCTGGAGCGGGAGCGCGAGACCCTGCGCAAGGAGATCGCCGAGGCCACCACCGAGCTGAAGCCGAAGAAGCTCGCCAAGCGCCTCAAGATCGTCGACGGCTTCCTTGAGTCCGGCAACAAGCCGGAATGGATGATCATGCAGGTCATTCCGGTGATCCCGCCGGACCTGCGCCCGCTCGTCCCGCTGGACGGCGGCCGCTTCGCCACGTCCGACCTCAACGACCTTTACCGCCGCGTCATCAACCGCAACAACCGCCTGAAGCGCCTCATCGAGCTTCGTGCGCCGGACATCATCATCCGCAACGAAAAGCGGATGCTGCAGGAGTCGGTCGACGCCCTGTTCGACAATGGCCGTCGCGGCCGCGTCATCACGGGTGCCAACAAGCGCCCGCTGAAGTCGCTGTCGGACATGCTGAAGGGCAAGCAGGGCCGCTTCCGCCAGAACCTCCTCGGCAAGCGCGTCGACTATTCGGGCCGTTCGGTCATCGTGGTGGGTCCGGAGCTGAAGCTTCACCAATGCGGCCTGCCGAAGAAGATGGCGCTCGAGCTGTTCAAGCCGTTCATCTACTCGCGGCTCGACGCCAAGGGTTATTCGTCCACCGTCAAGCAGGCGAAAAAGCTCGTCGAGAAGGAAAAGCCCGAGGTCTGGGATATCCTCGACGAGGTGATCCGCGAGCACCCCGTGCTTTTGAACCGCGCGCCGACGCTCCACCGTCTCGGCATCCAGGCGTTCGAGCCCAAGCTGATCGAGGGCAAGGCGATCCAGCTGCACCCGCTGGTCTGCACCGCCTTCAACGCCGACTTCGACGGCGACCAGATGGCCGTCCACGTTCCGCTGAGTCTCGAGGCCCAGCTGGAAGCGCGCGTCCTGATGATGTCGACCAACAACATCCTGCATCCGGCCAATGGTCAGCCGATCATCGTGCCGTCGCAGGACATCGTTCTGGGTCTCTACTACCTCTCGATCATGGCGGAAGGTGAGCCGGGCGAGGGGATGACCTTCGGCTCCATCGCCGAGCTGCAGCACGCCATCGACAACAAGATCGTCACCGTCCACTCCAAGGTGAAGGTCCGCTACAAGACCAAGGACGAGGACGGCAACGATCTCATCCAGCTGCATGAGACGACGCCGGGCCGCGCCCTCATCGGCGACCTTCTGCCCCGTTCGCCGAAGGTGCCGTTCGAGGTCGTCAACCAGCTGATGACCAAGAAGAACGTCTCCAAGGTGATCGATGCCGTGTACCGCGGCACCGGCCAGAAAGAGACGGTGATGTTCTGCGACCGGGTGATGACGCTCGGCTTCACCAACGCGTTCAAGGCCGGCATCTCGTTCGGCAAGGACGACATGGTCATTCCGGACAGCAAGTACGACGTGGTCAACGAGACCGCCGAGCTCGCGAAGGAATACGAGCAGCAGTACAATGAAGGCCTGATCACCCAGGGCGAGAAGTACAACAAGGTCATCGACGCCTGGGCCAAGTGCACCGACCGCGTTGCCGCGGCCATGATGGAGCGCATCTCCGCGGTGGAGAAGGACCCGGACACGGGCCGCACCAAGCAGATGAACTCGGTCTACATGATGAGCCACTCCGGTGCACGTGGCTCGCCCACCCAGATGCGTCAGCTCGCCGCCATGCGCGGCCTGATGGCAAAGCCGTCGGGCGAGATCATCGAGACGCCGATTACCTCGAACTTCAAAGAGGGTCTCACCGTGCTGGAGTACTTCAACTCCACCCACGGTGCGCGTAAGGGCCTTGCCGACACCGCGCTCAAGACCGCCAACTCCGGTTACCTCACGCGCCGTCTGGTCGACGTCGCGCAGGACGCGATCATCTCCGAGGTCGATTGCGGCTCCAAGCGCGGCATCACCATGGAGCCGATCGTAGACGCCGGTCAGGTCATCGCCACGCTGGGCAGCCGCGTTCTGGGCCGTACCGCGGCAGAGGACGTGAAAGACCCCGTGACCGGCGAAGTGATCGCCAAGAAGGGGACGCTGCTCGACGAGAAGGACATCGAGGTCATCGAGGCGGCCAAGCTCCAGTCGCTGAAGATCCGCTCGGTGCTCACCTGCGAGACGCGCAACGGCGTCTGCGGCTCCTGCTACGGCCGCGACCTTGCCCGCGGCACGCCGGTCAACATGGGCGAAGCGGTTGGCGTCATTGCCGCGCAGTCCATCGGTGAGCCGGGCACGCAGCTCACCATGCGTACCTTCCACGTCGGCGGTACGGCGCAGGTGGTCGACTCGTCGTTCATCGAGTCCTCCCACGAGGGCAAGGTGGAGGTGCGCAACCGCAACCTGGTGCGCGACTCCGACAAGAACCTCATGGTCATGGGCCGCAACGTCCAGATCGCGATCATCGACACCGACGGTTCCGAGCGCGCCACCTACAAGGTGCCCTACGGCGCGAAGCTGCACCTCGACGATGGCGACAGCATCAGCCGCGGCATGCGGATTGCGGAGTGGGACCCCTACACCCGCCCGATCCTGACCGAGGTGAACGGCGTCATCGACTTCGAGGATCTCGTCGAGGGCATCTCCGTGCTGGAAGCCGCCGACGAGGCGACCGGCATCACCAAGCGCGTGGTCACCGACTGGCGGACCCACACCCGCGGCTCCTCGCTGCGGCCTGCGGTGGTGGTGAAGGGCAAGGACGGCGAGCTGCTCAAGCTGCCGCGCGGCGGTGATGCGCGTTACCTGCTCTCGGTCGACACCGTGCTTTCGGTCGACACCGGTGCCAAGGTCCATGCCGGTGACGTGCTGGCCCGTATTCCGCTGGAAAGCGCCAAGACGCGTGACATCACCGGCGGTCTGCCGCGTGTTGCCGAGCTGTTCGAGGCGCGTCGTCCGAAGGACAACGCGGTCATCGCCGAGATGGATGGCACCATCCGCTTCGGCAAGGACTTCAAGAACAAGCGGCGGATCATCATCGACCCGCCGGCGGACTCCGGCCTCGAGCCGATCGAGTACATGGTCCCCAAGGGCAAGCACATTCACCTGCAGGATGGCGACCCCATCGAGAAGGGCGACTACATCCTCGACGGCAACCCCGCGCCGCACGACATTCTGGCGATCCACGGCGTGGAGGCTCTGGCGGCCTACCTCGTCAACGAGATCCAGGGCGTCTACCGGCTCCAGGGTGTGGGCATCAACGACAAGCACATCGAAGTGATCGTGCGTCAGATGCTGCAGAAAGTGGAGATCAACGATCCGGGTGATTCGGATCTGCTCAACAACGAGCAGCTCGACCGTCTGGAGCTGCAGGAGCTGAACGACGACCTGAAGGCCGACGGCAAGAAGCCGGCGACCGGCGTGCCTGTCCTTCTGGGCATCACCAAGGCGTCGCTGCAGACCCGCTCGTTCATCTCCGCGGCGTCGTTCCAGGAGACCACGCGTGTCCTCACCGAGGCTTCGGTGTCCGGCAAGGCCGACCAGCTGGAAGGCCTCAAGGAGAACGTCATCGTCGGCCGTCTCATTCCGGCCGGCACGGGCGGCATGATCAGCCGGATCCGCGAAGTTGCGGCCAAGCGCGACGATCTGATCGAGGAGGCCAACCGCGACGCGGCACAAGCCACAGAAAGCGCAGCCATGCTGGCTGACCTGCGCGAGCAAGAAGCCCAGCCGGGCGAGTAAACCGCCGCCAGGCAGAAGATGCCAGACAGATCAAATGGCCGACCGTTTCTGACGGTCGGCCATTTTTTTGCCCGCTGACCGAGTTGCGCTTTGCCCTCGATGATTGTTGTCAGGGGCTTGGGGCAGGACAGTCTGTCAATGTGGTTGGATTATTCAATAAAGGGCATGTGTTCGGACGGCGACGTCGATATTGCCAACTTCGGCGGGCCGCTGTTCCAACACCGACGATGCCAGGTTTCAGAATGGTCGGTTCGCTGCGGTGGCCGCCAGTCCGGTTCGGTGAGCTGACGATAGTGCTCATGCCTCAGGGCAAACTGACGGGTGAGGGGGCCGGCGCGCAGATTGGTCGCTCCGGGTGGGTGATGTGCTGGAACATGATCAGCAAGTGTTTGCCCCAGGGGCTGATTCCGCCTATTTTTTTACCGATGAAGGGGAGCTCGTCCGTTTTCCGGCCACGGCCTGACGGAAACTGACGGCGGTGTCGTGCCTTCCCCGCAGTCCACTACGCAGCGGTATCGAGTGTCATGAAAGTTCAAGAGATTGTCCAACTGCCGATTGCGGCCGCGTCGGTCCTTTCCGCTGACAAGAATTTCGGCAGGAACCCGGTTCTTGGCTCTGCGAGGCTGAACAGGGCGGGCCTCCACCGCTGGCGCGTCGCAGCGGCGCACCGGGCCTCCGAACGGCGGCGCGCCGCTCTGGCGCCGATGCTCCGTCCCGAAGAACGCGCGCAGTTCGAGGAATGCGGGTTCGTGGTGCGCGAGAACGCGCTGCCCGAGGATCTGTTCGCCCGGCTTACCGCAGAACTCCAAACCGTGAAGCGTGCGGCCTGGGAGATGCGGCAGGGCCATGCGATCACGCGGATCATGCCGCTGCCGGCTCGCGGGGGCGATACGAGCGCTGCGGCAGAGGCACGCCGCTTCCTGCGCTCGCCGGAAATCAGGGCGCTGATCGGCTACGTGGCCGGCCGGACCGGGGGCTACAACCCTGTGATCCAGACGATCGCCAACAACCCGGACCCCGATTCGCCCGACCCGCAGAACACCCTGCACGCCGACACTTTCCACCCCACGGCGAAATTCTGGCTGTTCATGCACGATGTCGCCCTGGACGAGGGTCCGTTCTCCTACGTGCCCGGCTCCCATCGCCTGACGCCGGAGCGGCTGGAATGGGAGCACGAGCAGTCGGTCGTCGCGACCGCTGCCGGTGACGGCCACCATTCCGCGGGGTCCTTCCGGATGCGCGAGGATCTCCTGGCAAGCCTTGGCTACGGTAAGCTGATGTCGCTCCCGGTGAAGGGGAACACGCTGGTTGTGGCGGACACCTACGGGTTCCACGCCCGCACACCGACCAGCAAACCGACGGTCCGCACCGAATTGCACGCGATGCTCCGCCGCAACCCGTTCACGCCGTGGAATGGGGGTGACGTGTCGGAACTGCCGTTCGTCCACCCGCGCGCCCTCGAATGGCGTCTTGCCTACCGCAAATGGCAGTGGAACCGCGGTAGGCCGCACAAGTACGCGGATGCCGGGCTCCGGTTCGCTGCCGACCCGTCAGACTGACAGGGTCAGATCCCCGGCGGCTTCGGCGGCGTTTCGGCCAGAATAACGCCGGCGTTCTCGTAGACGATGGGTTTGCCGGTCTTGGCACGGCGGTCTTCCATCGCAAGGTGCGTGCGCATGGTGCGATGGCGCAAGACAGGCAGGTCGAGCGCGTCGAGGCCGTTCCAGGGCACGAAGGGGTTGCGCCGCAAGACGCCGTAAAGGGAAGTTCGAATCGTCGACACCTGTGATGGCGTGCGCTTGTGAAACCCGTAGGTGTCCGCCACGACCAGAGTGTTGCCCTCGACCGGGAACATCTGAAGCGGTCCGTACCCCAGCGCCGACAATTCTGATTCGGGGAGGCGGAAGGAGCCGGCCGCGTGGTGCCTGTTGCCTTTGGTTGCCGCGTTCCGAGCCTCTTCATGCTCCCAGGCGAGACGCTCCGGCGTCAATATGTGCGATCCCGGAACATACGAGAACGGGCCGTCTTCCGGGCCGACCTTGTTGAGGAACAGCCAGAATTTTGCCGTCGGGTGGAACGTGTCGGCGTGGAGATCGGCCTGCGGGTCGGCGTCACCCGCGGCGGGGTCGACGGCCACGGTCTGCAAGCTCGTAACGATGTGGCCCGAACGCCCGGCGGCGTAGCCCACGAGATCGCGCACCGACGGTGACCGCGCCCAGCGGGCAAGTGCCGCGATGGCGCTCCCGTCGTTGCGGGGCGGCAGGGGGATCACCCTGTTGACCGTCTGCCCCTGACGCATCTGCCAGACCGGGCGCGGCACAGTCGCAATTTCGTTGCGAACGGCGTCCAAAAGCTCCGGCGGCAGCGCGTTGCGGCGAATCACGTAGCCGTCGCGATCGAACGCCGCGCGCTCCGCCGGATCAATACGGGGTGCCAACGCAGCC
This window encodes:
- the rpoC gene encoding DNA-directed RNA polymerase subunit beta', whose product is MKQEVMNLFNNQAPTQTFDRIRISIASPEKIRSWSFGEIKKPETINYRTFKPERDGLFCARIFGPIKDYECLCGKYKRMKFKGVICEKCGVEVTLSRVRRERMGHIELAAPVAHIWFLKSLPSRIGLLLDMTLKDLERVLYFESYIVTDPGMVTDIKARQLLSEDEFLDLQDTHGESFTALIGAEAIRELLLQLDLERERETLRKEIAEATTELKPKKLAKRLKIVDGFLESGNKPEWMIMQVIPVIPPDLRPLVPLDGGRFATSDLNDLYRRVINRNNRLKRLIELRAPDIIIRNEKRMLQESVDALFDNGRRGRVITGANKRPLKSLSDMLKGKQGRFRQNLLGKRVDYSGRSVIVVGPELKLHQCGLPKKMALELFKPFIYSRLDAKGYSSTVKQAKKLVEKEKPEVWDILDEVIREHPVLLNRAPTLHRLGIQAFEPKLIEGKAIQLHPLVCTAFNADFDGDQMAVHVPLSLEAQLEARVLMMSTNNILHPANGQPIIVPSQDIVLGLYYLSIMAEGEPGEGMTFGSIAELQHAIDNKIVTVHSKVKVRYKTKDEDGNDLIQLHETTPGRALIGDLLPRSPKVPFEVVNQLMTKKNVSKVIDAVYRGTGQKETVMFCDRVMTLGFTNAFKAGISFGKDDMVIPDSKYDVVNETAELAKEYEQQYNEGLITQGEKYNKVIDAWAKCTDRVAAAMMERISAVEKDPDTGRTKQMNSVYMMSHSGARGSPTQMRQLAAMRGLMAKPSGEIIETPITSNFKEGLTVLEYFNSTHGARKGLADTALKTANSGYLTRRLVDVAQDAIISEVDCGSKRGITMEPIVDAGQVIATLGSRVLGRTAAEDVKDPVTGEVIAKKGTLLDEKDIEVIEAAKLQSLKIRSVLTCETRNGVCGSCYGRDLARGTPVNMGEAVGVIAAQSIGEPGTQLTMRTFHVGGTAQVVDSSFIESSHEGKVEVRNRNLVRDSDKNLMVMGRNVQIAIIDTDGSERATYKVPYGAKLHLDDGDSISRGMRIAEWDPYTRPILTEVNGVIDFEDLVEGISVLEAADEATGITKRVVTDWRTHTRGSSLRPAVVVKGKDGELLKLPRGGDARYLLSVDTVLSVDTGAKVHAGDVLARIPLESAKTRDITGGLPRVAELFEARRPKDNAVIAEMDGTIRFGKDFKNKRRIIIDPPADSGLEPIEYMVPKGKHIHLQDGDPIEKGDYILDGNPAPHDILAIHGVEALAAYLVNEIQGVYRLQGVGINDKHIEVIVRQMLQKVEINDPGDSDLLNNEQLDRLELQELNDDLKADGKKPATGVPVLLGITKASLQTRSFISAASFQETTRVLTEASVSGKADQLEGLKENVIVGRLIPAGTGGMISRIREVAAKRDDLIEEANRDAAQATESAAMLADLREQEAQPGE
- a CDS encoding phytanoyl-CoA dioxygenase family protein produces the protein MAPRIDPAERAAFDRDGYVIRRNALPPELLDAVRNEIATVPRPVWQMRQGQTVNRVIPLPPRNDGSAIAALARWARSPSVRDLVGYAAGRSGHIVTSLQTVAVDPAAGDADPQADLHADTFHPTAKFWLFLNKVGPEDGPFSYVPGSHILTPERLAWEHEEARNAATKGNRHHAAGSFRLPESELSALGYGPLQMFPVEGNTLVVADTYGFHKRTPSQVSTIRTSLYGVLRRNPFVPWNGLDALDLPVLRHRTMRTHLAMEDRRAKTGKPIVYENAGVILAETPPKPPGI
- a CDS encoding phytanoyl-CoA dioxygenase family protein produces the protein MKVQEIVQLPIAAASVLSADKNFGRNPVLGSARLNRAGLHRWRVAAAHRASERRRAALAPMLRPEERAQFEECGFVVRENALPEDLFARLTAELQTVKRAAWEMRQGHAITRIMPLPARGGDTSAAAEARRFLRSPEIRALIGYVAGRTGGYNPVIQTIANNPDPDSPDPQNTLHADTFHPTAKFWLFMHDVALDEGPFSYVPGSHRLTPERLEWEHEQSVVATAAGDGHHSAGSFRMREDLLASLGYGKLMSLPVKGNTLVVADTYGFHARTPTSKPTVRTELHAMLRRNPFTPWNGGDVSELPFVHPRALEWRLAYRKWQWNRGRPHKYADAGLRFAADPSD
- the rpoB gene encoding DNA-directed RNA polymerase subunit beta is translated as MTQAFSGRKQVRKFFGSIREVAEMPNLIEVQKASYDQFLLVDKPHDGRGDEGMEGVFRSVFPISDFAGTAMLEFVDYEFEAPKFDVDECRQRDITFAAPLKVKLRLVVFDVDEDTGAKSPKEFKEQDVYMGDMPLMTDNGTFIINGTERVIVSQMHRSPGVFFDHDKGKTHSSGKLLFAGRIIPYRGSWLDIEFDAKDIVHARIDRRRKIPVTSLMMALGLAPEEILHTFYDRITYSREGDGWRMPFDAERMKGLKAHSDLIDADSGELVIEEGRKITARTVKQLAEKGVKALKVNDDEVLGRYLGDDIVNFETGEIYAEAGEEIDDKLLARLLDTGLIELTVLDIDHVTKGAYIRNTLSADKNDSRESALFDIYRVMRPGEPPTIETAEAMFASLFFDPERYDLSAVGRVKMNMRLDLDAPDTQRTLRKEDIMAVIQTLINLRDGKGEIDDIDNLGNRRVRSVGELMENQYRLGLLRMERAIKERMSSVEIETVMPQDLINAKPAAAAVREFFGSSQLSQFMDQTNPLSEVTHKRRLSALGPGGLTRERAGFEVRDVHTTHYGRICPIETPEGPNIGLINSLATFARVNKYGFIEAPYRKVIDGQVTDDVVYLSAMEEQKFTVAQANAPLLESNRFAEELTVARHSGDVSMMPIERIDYMDVSPKQLVSVAAALIPFLENDDANRALMGSNMQRQAVPLVRAEAPFVGTGMEATVARDSGAAIGAKRAGIVDQVDATRIVIRATEEIDPTKSGVDIYQLMKFQRSNQNTTVNQRPLVSVGDTVKKGEIIADGPSTELGDLALGRNVLVAFMPWNGYNFEDSILLSERIVSDDVFTSIHIEEFEVAARDTKLGPEEITRDIPNVSEEALRNLDEAGIAYIGAEVQAGDILVGKITPKGESPMTPEEKLLRAIFGEKASDVRDTSLRVPPGVTGTIVEVRVFNRHGIEKDERAQAIEREEIERLAKDRDDEQAILDRNTFARLRELLDGQPAVSGPKGFKKDSTITAEVLDDTPRSQWWLFAAADEQLMSDIEAMREQYDQSRKRFEERFMDKVEKLQRGDELPPGVMKMVKVFVAVKRKIQPGDKMAGRHGNKGVVSKIVPVEDMPFLEDGTHVDIVLNPLGVPSRMNVGQILETHLGWACAGLGKKIGELARLARESGETAELRATMLDIYDGGTTEPIAEYDDDSVMRLGEQLHRGVPIATPVFDGAREPDIVELLKKAGLDASGQSTLFDGRSGEQFDRPVTVGYIYMLKLHHLVDDKIHARSIGPYSLVTQQPLGGKAQFGGQRFGEMEVWALEAYGAAYTLQEMLTVKSDDVAGRTKVYESIVRGDDTFEAGIPESFNVLVKEIRSLGLNVELTDVEKDIVINNDIDARKLAAE